A genomic region of Candidatus Bathyarchaeota archaeon contains the following coding sequences:
- a CDS encoding DUF350 domain-containing protein, producing the protein MNLILIGLAFLRLVLGIVFAVVGLYIASWVLGKVTKEIDEWEEIKKGNIAAAIYMAGIFISVAIIVGPGIIGLFRTLNIVGIVIGFIQLVIALILAMVMQYIGISTLGKLTKGINEWVELKNGNIAIGIIMAAIVIAISTIVARGVENLIAAIFG; encoded by the coding sequence ATGAACCTTATTTTGATTGGTTTAGCTTTCTTAAGGCTAGTTTTAGGAATAGTTTTCGCTGTTGTAGGCCTTTACATTGCTTCTTGGGTTCTTGGAAAAGTTACTAAGGAAATTGATGAATGGGAAGAAATAAAAAAAGGAAATATAGCAGCTGCAATATATATGGCGGGTATATTCATATCTGTTGCTATTATTGTAGGACCGGGAATTATAGGATTATTTAGAACTTTAAATATAGTTGGTATTGTTATTGGTTTTATTCAGCTTGTTATAGCATTAATTCTTGCTATGGTTATGCAGTATATAGGTATTTCAACTCTTGGAAAATTAACTAAAGGTATTAACGAGTGGGTTGAGCTTAAAAACGGTAACATAGCTATAGGCATTATAATGGCTGCTATTGTTATCGCTATATCTACAATTGTTGCTAGAGGAGTGGAAAACCTTATTGCAGCGATATTCGGATAA
- a CDS encoding 2-oxo acid dehydrogenase subunit E2: protein MHKIIIPRFDPAMKTGRIIKWLKNEGELVNKGEPMVVVEGEKTVFEVEAPASGVLKKIFYQAGSEVEVLKPIALIGEIDEPIPKELIEEIEKIKVEKKIELIEKPKIEKPPAKTFERVKASPLAKKLAEEYGINLEEIKGTGPGGRITKEDVLNAIKALEVKPTLTEASIPGLTFIPIAKIIPLSRTRKTIAERLIYSLHEAASTTITTSVNFEKLLEYRENLKTSLGEISLTAFIVKAAAKALEEYPIFNSTLDKEEIKIFEEINIALAIHTEEGLITPVIKNSNKKSIVEISNNIKELTDKALQRKLSIEEVTGGTFTITNLGLYDVEVFIPIINPPQTGILGIGKIKKKPIVINDQILIKPIAILTLVFDHRVVDGVPAAKFLQKIKNLLENPTELS from the coding sequence ATGCATAAAATTATAATTCCAAGATTTGATCCAGCTATGAAGACTGGGAGAATAATTAAATGGTTGAAAAATGAGGGAGAATTAGTAAATAAAGGGGAACCAATGGTTGTTGTTGAAGGAGAAAAAACAGTTTTTGAAGTTGAAGCGCCTGCAAGCGGAGTTTTAAAAAAAATTTTTTATCAAGCCGGTTCTGAAGTTGAAGTTTTAAAACCTATAGCTTTAATTGGTGAAATTGATGAACCTATCCCTAAAGAATTAATAGAGGAAATTGAAAAAATTAAAGTTGAAAAGAAAATTGAATTAATTGAGAAACCTAAAATAGAGAAACCTCCTGCAAAAACTTTTGAACGCGTTAAAGCTAGCCCATTAGCTAAAAAACTAGCTGAAGAATATGGAATAAATCTTGAAGAAATTAAAGGAACAGGTCCAGGCGGAAGAATAACTAAAGAAGATGTTTTAAATGCGATTAAAGCTTTAGAAGTAAAACCTACTTTAACTGAAGCTTCCATCCCCGGTTTAACATTTATTCCCATCGCTAAAATAATTCCTTTATCTAGAACAAGAAAAACTATAGCTGAAAGGTTAATTTATAGCCTTCATGAAGCAGCTTCAACAACTATAACTACATCAGTTAATTTTGAGAAGCTTCTTGAATATAGAGAAAATCTTAAAACTTCTTTAGGTGAAATCTCCTTAACAGCCTTTATAGTTAAAGCTGCAGCTAAAGCTTTAGAGGAATACCCAATATTTAATTCAACTTTAGATAAAGAAGAAATTAAAATTTTTGAAGAAATAAATATAGCTTTAGCAATTCATACAGAAGAAGGATTAATCACACCAGTTATTAAAAACTCAAATAAAAAATCCATAGTGGAAATTTCAAATAATATTAAAGAACTTACAGATAAAGCTTTACAACGTAAATTATCAATTGAAGAAGTAACAGGTGGAACATTTACAATTACAAATCTAGGCCTTTATGATGTTGAAGTTTTCATTCCAATAATTAATCCACCACAAACAGGAATTTTAGGAATTGGAAAAATAAAGAAAAAACCAATAGTAATAAATGATCAAATATTAATTAAACCAATAGCAATCTTAACGCTTGTTTTTGATCATAGAGTAGTTGATGGCGTTCCAGCTGCGAAATTCCTCCAAAAAATAAAAAACCTACTTGAAAATCCAACTGAACTTTCTTAA
- a CDS encoding alpha-ketoacid dehydrogenase subunit beta — translation MLRELTYAEAIREALRNALIKNPKVFLIGEDIGAYGGAFKITNGFLEEFGSERIRDTPISEAAIVGAAIGAALMGLKPIAEIMYMDFIPICLEQLANQAAKIRFMSGGKLKVPIIVRTQYSLGRAHGAQHSQFIPAWFLQVPGLKVALPSTPYDAKGLFNQALKEENPVLYIECSLLYRVKGPVPEEDYIIPFGKADVKKEGDDVTIVAISRMVHEALAAAKILEEKGLSIEVIDPRTIQPLDIETIVNSVKKTGRVIIAEDDHKTGGVGAEITASIIENAFDYLDAPITRVASPDIPIPFSPQLELEYMPNKDKIIQAVNSLLKG, via the coding sequence ATTTTGAGAGAATTAACTTACGCTGAAGCTATAAGAGAAGCTTTAAGAAATGCATTAATTAAAAATCCTAAAGTTTTCCTTATAGGTGAAGATATAGGCGCTTACGGTGGAGCTTTTAAAATTACTAATGGTTTCCTTGAGGAGTTTGGTTCTGAAAGAATAAGAGACACGCCTATATCTGAAGCTGCTATTGTTGGAGCAGCTATAGGCGCAGCTTTAATGGGTTTAAAACCTATCGCTGAAATAATGTATATGGATTTTATTCCTATTTGTTTAGAGCAGTTAGCTAATCAAGCTGCTAAAATAAGGTTTATGAGTGGGGGAAAACTTAAAGTTCCAATAATTGTTAGAACGCAATACAGCCTTGGAAGAGCTCATGGTGCTCAACATTCACAATTTATTCCAGCTTGGTTTCTTCAAGTTCCAGGTTTAAAAGTTGCGCTTCCATCAACCCCATACGATGCTAAAGGTTTATTTAATCAAGCTTTAAAAGAAGAGAATCCTGTGCTTTATATTGAATGCAGCCTTTTATATAGGGTTAAAGGCCCTGTTCCTGAAGAAGATTACATTATACCTTTTGGAAAAGCTGATGTAAAAAAAGAAGGGGACGATGTTACAATTGTGGCTATTTCAAGAATGGTTCATGAAGCTTTAGCTGCAGCTAAAATCCTTGAAGAAAAAGGTTTAAGCATTGAAGTAATAGATCCAAGAACAATTCAACCATTAGATATAGAAACAATAGTGAATTCAGTTAAAAAAACAGGTAGAGTTATAATAGCTGAAGACGACCATAAAACAGGTGGAGTAGGAGCTGAAATAACAGCTTCAATAATTGAAAACGCTTTTGATTACCTTGATGCGCCAATAACTAGAGTCGCTTCACCTGATATACCTATTCCATTTTCTCCCCAACTTGAATTAGAATATATGCCTAATAAGGATAAAATAATTCAAGCTGTAAACTCTCTTTTAAAAGGTTAA
- a CDS encoding thiamine pyrophosphate-dependent dehydrogenase E1 component subunit alpha, which yields MIKEITISPKDYLKLGLTRDKLVWMLKKMMEIRFFEEKVEELYLMKGLITGPAHLYFGEEAVAVGVVSALEEGDLIISNHRGHGHALAKGIPMKEVMAELFGKATGTCKGLGGSMHVAISPERGSLFASAIVGSGVPIAVGVALAFKYEKSDRVIAVFFGDGAVNTGAFHEAVNMAAIWNLPVILVCENNMYAIGMKAEKAVALKSLAERALGYGIPGIIVDGNDPIAVWLATKEAIEKARKGEGPTLLECKTYRLKGHGIYDQAKYRPKEEVEAWLKKDPIINFKKNLIELNVLSESDVKTFEEEIKRELDEAVNFAQKSPILSFEELKNYVYA from the coding sequence ATGATTAAAGAAATAACTATTTCGCCTAAAGATTATTTGAAGCTTGGTTTAACTCGAGATAAGCTTGTTTGGATGCTTAAAAAAATGATGGAAATAAGGTTTTTTGAAGAGAAAGTTGAAGAGCTTTATTTAATGAAAGGCTTGATAACTGGACCTGCACATCTTTATTTTGGTGAGGAAGCTGTAGCAGTAGGCGTGGTTTCAGCTTTAGAGGAAGGTGATTTAATTATAAGTAATCATAGAGGGCATGGGCATGCTTTAGCTAAAGGTATACCTATGAAGGAGGTTATGGCTGAATTATTTGGTAAAGCTACAGGAACATGTAAAGGTTTAGGTGGTTCAATGCATGTTGCTATATCGCCTGAAAGAGGAAGCCTTTTTGCTTCAGCTATAGTTGGAAGCGGGGTTCCAATAGCTGTAGGCGTGGCTTTAGCTTTTAAATATGAAAAATCAGATAGGGTTATAGCTGTGTTTTTTGGAGACGGTGCTGTTAATACTGGAGCTTTTCATGAAGCTGTAAATATGGCTGCTATTTGGAATCTTCCAGTAATACTTGTTTGCGAAAATAACATGTATGCTATTGGAATGAAAGCTGAGAAAGCTGTAGCTTTAAAAAGTCTTGCTGAAAGAGCTTTAGGCTACGGTATACCAGGTATAATTGTTGATGGAAACGATCCTATTGCTGTATGGTTGGCGACTAAAGAAGCGATTGAGAAAGCTAGGAAAGGTGAAGGGCCCACTCTCCTTGAATGCAAAACTTATAGGCTTAAAGGTCATGGAATTTATGATCAAGCTAAATATAGACCTAAAGAAGAAGTTGAAGCTTGGCTTAAAAAAGATCCAATTATCAATTTTAAGAAAAACCTTATTGAACTTAATGTTTTATCTGAATCTGATGTTAAAACTTTTGAAGAAGAAATTAAACGTGAATTAGATGAAGCTGTGAATTTCGCTCAAAAAAGCCCAATTCTCTCATTTGAAGAATTAAAAAACTATGTTTATGCTTAA
- a CDS encoding sugar phosphate isomerase/epimerase, whose protein sequence is MEIGLSNHPLFNLNPMEFFKLAKKLEVNRIEIKLDDLRFKNFLLNKKKLDDFNFKLSFHLPVIDVNLGTPHKDLRRSFEKILFNSIFLAKKVNAEIIVCHAGRLNRVYPETLLSKVKNEAIESLKKLFKTSESLGITFTLENDRKAASLSLAGDLNSFQEMLNKIGCKATLDIGHANTFSNPIEFIKNLNHKIINIHIHDNKGDKDEHLPIGKGKINFKEILNSLREIDWNNSLIIEAHNPNDMIKSLNNLRNLIKIL, encoded by the coding sequence ATGGAAATAGGTTTATCTAATCATCCCTTATTTAATTTAAACCCTATGGAATTCTTTAAGTTAGCGAAAAAACTTGAAGTAAACAGAATTGAAATTAAATTGGATGATTTAAGATTTAAAAACTTTCTTTTAAACAAGAAAAAGCTTGATGATTTTAATTTTAAATTGAGTTTTCATTTACCTGTTATTGATGTTAATCTTGGAACACCACATAAAGATTTAAGGCGAAGCTTTGAAAAAATTTTATTCAACTCAATATTTTTAGCTAAAAAAGTTAATGCTGAAATAATTGTGTGTCATGCTGGAAGACTTAATAGAGTTTACCCTGAAACTTTATTATCTAAAGTTAAAAATGAAGCGATAGAATCTTTAAAAAAGCTTTTTAAAACTTCAGAAAGTTTAGGGATTACGTTTACTCTTGAAAATGATAGGAAAGCTGCTAGCTTATCTCTAGCTGGAGATTTAAATTCATTTCAAGAAATGCTTAATAAAATTGGATGTAAAGCAACATTAGATATTGGACATGCTAACACTTTCAGCAACCCGATAGAATTCATAAAAAATCTTAACCATAAAATAATTAATATTCATATTCATGATAATAAAGGCGATAAAGACGAGCATTTACCAATAGGAAAAGGAAAAATAAACTTTAAAGAAATATTAAATTCATTAAGAGAAATTGACTGGAACAATTCATTAATCATTGAAGCGCACAACCCAAACGATATGATTAAAAGCCTTAATAACCTACGCAATTTAATAAAAATTTTATAA
- a CDS encoding dipeptide ABC transporter ATP-binding protein: MPPLQVNNLSNSYSVNILEVNNLRKLFPIKEGILGKTKGYVYAVDGVSFNLKKGETLGLVGESGCGKTTVGRCILRLIEPTEGEIIFNGVNITSLPPSEMRKFRREMQIVFQDPYASLNPRWTIKNIISEPLLIHGLAKRNELYEKVLELLLKVGLSEDHLYRFPHEFSGGQRQRICIAKALALKPKFIVLDEPTSSLDVSVQAQILNLLMDLQQELKLSYLFISHNLSVIKHVSNRIAVMYLGKIVELAEKEDLFTNQIHPYTKALFSAIPIPDPELTRKRNKIILKGDVPSPINPPSGCRFHPRCEYAMDICQKQEPKLIEVKKNHLVACFLAA, encoded by the coding sequence ATGCCACCTTTACAGGTGAACAATTTGAGTAATAGTTATAGCGTTAATATTTTAGAAGTAAATAATTTAAGAAAACTTTTCCCGATTAAAGAAGGTATTTTAGGGAAAACTAAGGGTTACGTTTATGCTGTTGATGGTGTTAGTTTTAACTTAAAAAAAGGTGAAACTTTAGGTTTAGTTGGGGAGTCTGGTTGTGGAAAAACAACTGTAGGAAGATGCATTTTAAGGTTAATAGAGCCTACTGAAGGCGAAATAATATTTAATGGCGTTAACATAACTAGTTTACCCCCTTCTGAAATGAGAAAATTTAGGCGTGAAATGCAAATTGTTTTTCAAGATCCTTATGCTTCTCTTAACCCTAGATGGACAATAAAAAACATTATAAGTGAACCTCTTTTAATTCATGGTTTAGCTAAAAGAAATGAGCTTTACGAGAAAGTGCTTGAACTTCTTTTAAAAGTTGGTTTAAGCGAAGATCATTTATATCGTTTTCCTCATGAATTTAGTGGAGGTCAAAGACAAAGAATATGCATAGCTAAAGCTTTAGCTCTTAAACCAAAATTTATTGTTTTAGATGAGCCCACATCATCTTTAGATGTTTCAGTTCAAGCTCAAATCCTTAATTTATTAATGGATTTACAACAAGAGCTTAAACTTTCATACCTTTTTATATCTCATAATTTAAGTGTAATAAAACATGTAAGCAATAGAATAGCTGTAATGTATCTTGGCAAAATTGTTGAATTAGCTGAAAAAGAAGATTTATTCACTAATCAAATTCATCCATACACTAAAGCTTTATTTTCAGCAATTCCAATTCCAGACCCTGAGTTAACTAGAAAAAGAAACAAGATAATTTTGAAAGGTGATGTGCCCAGCCCAATTAATCCCCCTTCAGGTTGTAGGTTTCACCCTAGATGTGAATATGCAATGGATATATGCCAAAAACAAGAACCAAAACTAATAGAAGTAAAAAAGAATCATCTTGTTGCTTGCTTTTTAGCAGCGTGA
- a CDS encoding ABC transporter ATP-binding protein, with amino-acid sequence MHEPLLKIRNLKTYFFTYAGVVKALDGINLDVYKGETMGLVGETGCGKSVTSLSILRLIQPPGRIVNGEIWFKGKDLLKLTDEEMRKIRGKEIAMVFQDPATYINPVLTIGDQIAEVIMLHQDLKKDVLEMKINELTKKLEKHPNEKLKIKIEEFKKALKNPPAPSKREMKKAALKKAVEVLKLVKMPYPEKVVVQYPHELSGGMRQRAMIAMALSCKPDLLIADEATTALDVTIQAQILNLLNEIKKEVETSILVITHDLGLVAEICDRVAVMYAGHIIEEAETFSLFKNPMHPYTKGLLNAIPKLHDNPKRLKTIPGFVPNLINPPSGCRFHPRCEYAMDICQKQEPKLIEVELNHKVSCHLYR; translated from the coding sequence ATTCATGAACCTTTATTAAAAATAAGAAATTTAAAAACATATTTTTTCACTTATGCTGGTGTAGTTAAAGCGTTAGATGGTATAAATCTTGATGTTTATAAAGGCGAAACAATGGGTCTTGTTGGAGAAACAGGCTGTGGAAAATCGGTTACATCTTTATCAATTTTAAGGCTTATTCAACCTCCAGGAAGAATAGTTAATGGAGAAATATGGTTTAAAGGAAAAGATTTATTAAAATTAACTGATGAAGAAATGCGAAAAATTAGAGGGAAAGAAATAGCTATGGTTTTTCAAGATCCAGCCACATATATAAATCCTGTTTTAACAATAGGTGATCAAATAGCTGAAGTTATAATGCTTCATCAAGATTTAAAAAAAGATGTTTTAGAAATGAAAATAAATGAGTTAACGAAAAAACTTGAGAAACACCCGAATGAAAAACTAAAAATTAAAATTGAAGAATTTAAAAAAGCATTAAAAAATCCACCAGCACCTTCTAAACGTGAAATGAAAAAAGCAGCTTTAAAAAAAGCTGTTGAAGTTTTAAAGCTTGTAAAAATGCCTTATCCAGAAAAAGTTGTAGTTCAATATCCTCATGAACTTAGTGGAGGAATGAGACAAAGAGCTATGATAGCTATGGCTCTTTCATGTAAACCAGATTTGCTTATAGCTGATGAAGCTACAACAGCTTTAGATGTAACTATTCAAGCTCAAATCCTTAATTTATTAAATGAAATCAAAAAAGAAGTTGAAACTTCAATTCTTGTAATAACTCATGATTTAGGGCTTGTTGCTGAAATATGCGATAGAGTCGCTGTAATGTATGCTGGACACATTATTGAGGAAGCTGAAACTTTCTCGTTATTTAAAAATCCGATGCATCCATATACTAAAGGGCTTTTAAACGCCATTCCAAAGCTTCACGATAACCCTAAAAGATTAAAAACTATTCCAGGTTTTGTTCCAAACTTGATTAATCCCCCTTCAGGTTGTAGGTTTCACCCTAGATGTGAATATGCAATGGATATATGCCAAAAACAAGAACCAAAACTAATAGAAGTAGAATTAAACCATAAAGTTTCATGCCACCTTTACAGGTGA
- a CDS encoding ABC transporter permease, giving the protein MRRNVLNSWIKDLEPQWREFKFTIYLLKQSPLVVAGFIIIFIFVIAAIFAPWIAPYGPEERIWTEQMQPPNLKHLFGTDENGGDIFSRIIWGARIDLSIALIVVCSAALLGSIIGSIAGYMGGKIDEALMRVTDVFLAFPGLILAMAIAAALGRNLTNLTIALIIVWWPSYARLIRGVVLSEREKLYVEAAKAIGAKNMRIIFRHILPNAIYPLLVNATLDLGSVILTAAGLSFIGFGAGAGIAEWGRMIADGRNYLFQAPWMATFPGLAILLSSLALNLIGDGLRDVLDPRLRR; this is encoded by the coding sequence ATGCGTAGAAATGTTTTAAATTCTTGGATTAAAGATTTGGAGCCTCAATGGCGAGAATTTAAATTTACAATTTATCTTTTAAAACAAAGCCCCTTAGTAGTAGCTGGTTTTATAATAATATTTATTTTCGTTATTGCAGCTATATTTGCGCCTTGGATAGCACCTTATGGCCCTGAAGAAAGAATTTGGACTGAACAAATGCAACCTCCAAATTTAAAGCATTTATTTGGAACAGATGAAAATGGTGGCGATATTTTCAGTAGAATTATTTGGGGTGCCCGTATAGATCTTTCAATAGCTTTAATTGTTGTTTGCTCAGCTGCTTTATTAGGCTCTATTATAGGTTCTATCGCAGGTTATATGGGTGGGAAAATTGATGAAGCTTTAATGAGAGTTACAGATGTTTTCTTGGCTTTTCCAGGTTTAATATTAGCTATGGCTATTGCCGCTGCTCTTGGAAGAAACCTTACAAATTTAACTATCGCTCTTATAATTGTTTGGTGGCCAAGTTACGCTAGGCTTATTCGTGGGGTTGTTCTTTCTGAAAGAGAAAAACTTTATGTTGAAGCTGCTAAAGCTATAGGCGCTAAAAATATGCGTATAATATTTAGGCATATTCTCCCAAATGCTATTTATCCACTTTTAGTTAATGCCACTTTAGATTTAGGTTCAGTTATTTTAACAGCTGCTGGATTAAGTTTTATAGGATTTGGTGCTGGAGCTGGAATAGCTGAATGGGGTAGAATGATAGCTGACGGCCGCAATTACCTATTTCAGGCTCCATGGATGGCTACTTTTCCAGGTTTAGCGATTTTATTAAGTTCATTAGCTTTAAATTTAATTGGTGATGGTTTAAGAGATGTGCTTGACCCAAGACTTAGAAGGTAA
- a CDS encoding ABC transporter permease, which translates to MKMRDYIIRRLILLLPVLLGVSMLTFTLSHLIGDPVAAYVTSEKIPEERIQLIIKAHGLDKPIYIQYLYYLRDLIRGDWGISRSDSNRPVVESIRNYFPATLELTVVAMSLSLLMGIPIGIISATKKDKPVDHVVRVFALTGVSMPIFWLGLLLQYVFYYQLKLHGLPHLPLSQRINPIIAIQHPVKQVTGLLLLDSLISLNPYAFKSALEHIIMPAFCLSYVTLALIARMMRASMLEVLRQDYIILARAKGLPEKIVIYKHALRNAMIPTVTVAGLAFGGLLAGAVLTETVFAWPGVGRWSTQAILTSDIGGIMGFTLLVAIIYVLANLIVDVLYAILDPRIRLG; encoded by the coding sequence ATGAAAATGCGAGATTACATTATTAGGCGTTTAATTCTTCTTCTTCCTGTTTTGCTTGGTGTTTCAATGTTAACTTTTACGCTTTCACATTTAATTGGTGATCCTGTAGCAGCCTACGTTACTAGCGAAAAAATCCCGGAAGAACGGATTCAATTAATAATTAAAGCTCATGGTTTAGATAAACCAATTTATATTCAATATCTTTATTACTTAAGAGATTTAATTCGTGGAGATTGGGGTATTTCTCGTTCAGATTCAAATAGGCCTGTAGTTGAATCTATTCGAAATTATTTTCCAGCTACACTTGAATTAACGGTTGTAGCTATGAGTTTAAGCCTTTTAATGGGGATCCCCATAGGGATAATTTCAGCTACAAAAAAAGATAAACCAGTAGACCATGTGGTTAGGGTTTTCGCTTTAACTGGTGTTTCAATGCCTATTTTCTGGCTTGGATTATTGCTTCAATATGTTTTCTACTATCAATTAAAGCTTCATGGTTTACCTCATCTTCCTTTATCTCAAAGAATAAATCCTATTATAGCCATTCAACATCCAGTTAAACAAGTAACTGGTTTACTTTTGCTTGATAGCTTAATAAGTTTAAACCCGTATGCTTTTAAAAGCGCTTTAGAGCATATTATAATGCCTGCTTTCTGTCTTTCCTATGTTACTTTAGCTTTAATAGCTAGAATGATGCGTGCAAGCATGCTTGAAGTTTTAAGGCAAGATTATATTATTTTAGCTAGAGCAAAAGGTTTACCTGAAAAAATTGTGATTTATAAACATGCTTTAAGAAATGCTATGATCCCAACTGTAACAGTTGCGGGTTTAGCTTTTGGAGGATTACTTGCTGGGGCTGTTTTAACTGAAACAGTTTTTGCTTGGCCTGGAGTTGGAAGATGGTCTACTCAAGCTATTTTAACATCTGATATAGGTGGAATAATGGGTTTCACTCTTCTTGTAGCTATAATATATGTTTTAGCTAATTTAATTGTTGATGTATTATATGCGATTCTTGATCCAAGAATAAGGCTGGGATAA